The following nucleotide sequence is from Campylobacter anatolicus.
ATTTTGATCGTTTTCGCATTTATCATCATTTTCATAACTTAAATTTTACAGCCAACACTACAATCATATTTATCTGTCAAACATTCATCATTGCAACAACCCTTACTCTCATCTACTTCCTTCAAATAATAACTACTCTCTACTATTATTGACAAAGCAACTCTAAACGTCAAATGGTAACGTAAGCACATTTATATTTTGTGTTTTTGCAACTAAAGTAACTATGCAAAAAATCTTCTAAACCCACTCTAACCGAGAAATTTCACTCAAAAATATCTCTATGCAAGATCTCTTCTAATACAACCGTAGCATACGACCCTTTTTGCAATGTAAATTCCATCGTAAAATGTGCATTTTCAGGGATATACTTATACTTTACGCTCTCAAGATAGCACCACGCAAATCTCCTACTACAGTTCATCTTATCCTCAAACTCACGTGCTTGGCTAAAAATTTCGTCTTCAATAAGCTTTGCTGTGCCAATACTTTTATATGCCTTTGCACCCACGATAAGACCACAACTAGTTATATCACGTGCATTAAAACGAGCCAGTTCAACGTCTATATCCTCACATAAAAAGCACTTTCCATGCGGATAATGCCCTAAAACTTCGCCACTAATTAGCTTATAAAACTGCTTTTGAGTCTTTATGCTTTTTATCTCATCAAGGCTAAAAAATTTATAAATTTCACTTAACTCTTTGACGCTAAAATCCTGCATAAACCTTGAAATTTCAACACGTTTACTAAGCCAACGATTAAAAAGATCGCTTTGATACGCCGATATAAGAAACTCGCTCATTCTTGGGTTGTTTAGCCGTTTGCCATTTAGTGTTCCTTTTTGTAATAGCTCAAACCCACTTTGTGCGTTATCCCCGAATTTACCAAACCTTTGATAGCCAAAGTAGTTTGCGTAGCCAATCTTATCAAGTGTTTCAATAACATTTGAAAGCTTTATTGCTTCACTTGGTAATACCTTTTTAAGACGAATAAAAAAGCTATTACCTTTTAAATGTCCTATGCGTAGCTTATTATTATGAGCTGTTACGTTTAAGATCTTCATCTTTTCATGGTTAAAATTTGATAAATTTGCTTCAAATTTACGTGGTAAAGAGATAAACTGTGTTGTCATTCCTTGCTTATCTTTTAGCCCAGCATAGCCAAACTCACGTAGTTTTACGCCACTAAAATCCGCCAATGCTCGTAACGCTTCTTGTGTCGTCATATCTTTTTTAACTATCTCAACAATAAGATGTTCGCCCTCGCCACTAAACTCATAAAGCGGTATCTCACGCACGACAAAATCGTCAGAATTCTTACTAAAATACGCATTTATAGTTGTATGAGTGAGTGCATACATTGGCTTAAAAGTGGTGATTTCTTGCATAATATTTAAATTTTCCTTTCATTGCTTTTGCAAATATATTTATCTTCGTGCGTGTTTTTTGTGCTATTCGTCTCATTTTTTGTAGATTTTTGGGAGCAAAAGTAAATAGCAATTCATACTCTTCTCCACTATTTAAAGTACTCTTTGGTAGCCTTTTTTTAAATTTTACGCCGAGCTTACTAGCACTTACTAGCTTTGCCATATCCACACCAAGTCCGTCAGATATATCCATAGCTGAATTTATAAAATGTCCTGCTTTTTGCATAAATTTATCTTTTAAAATAGGTCTTTTAAAACGTGAGTGAGTGCCGATCTGACCGCCATTTTTAAGAGTTTTTAAATTTTTTAAACTCTCACCTAAGTCTCCAGTAAAAGCAATCAGATCTCCAGCTCTTGCTCCACTACGAAATATAGGCTTTTTTGTATGTGATATTATCGTAATTGCAATGCTTATCTTATCACTTGAAATTGTATCGCCGCCGATGATTTTCACACCAAATCTCTCACACGCTTCGTCTATCCCTATATAAATTTGCTCTATCTGCCTCGGATTTATGCTTCGTGGTAGTGAAAGTGCGACAAGAGCGTATTTTGCGTCAGCATTCATTGCGATAGCGTCTGATATATTTACAATCATAGCCTTATAGCCTATCTCTTTTAGTCCCAACCAATTACGCTTAAAGTGCGAATTTTCAGCGAAAATATCACTTGAATAAACCCACTTACCAATCACCGCACCATCATCACCGATAAATTTATTTTTGATTAGATTTATTAAAAAGCTCTCTTTATTCATTTTACGATTTTATAAAAAAATGAGTTAAAATCTACTTCAACGCTATTTTAAGCTAAAATTTTATATCATTATCCTTAAAAAGGAGATAGGATGCTAAGTGTAAAAATCTTTAAATTTAATGCAAAAAATGATATTACAAGCCATTATAAACCATTTATTTTTGATAACTTCAACTTTTTATCTCTTAATGAGTTGCTAAAAGCAACAAAAGAACAAGACCCCTATCTCGACTTTAAAGATTTAAAATATGTCAAAGTAAATGGTATGATAGCTCCGCTTAGCTGGAATTTTAAAGACATTATGCCACATAACAATAAGCTAGTCATCGAACCACTTAGTATACGCAGAGCAGTAAAGGATCTTATTATTGATACTAGCGATTTTAAAGATAGTTTTGAGCGTTTTGCCAAGTTCTGTAACGACGAGGACAGAGTTGAGTTTAATGAGCTATTACCATACTTTTATGCTGGATATATAAGAGAATTTGAGCCTAGTTTTATGGGTTGTTCTGGGATAATTTTTGCTAAATATCTATGTGAAAAATATCCGCAAAGACAAGATGAAATTTTAAATGTAGTAAAAGATGATATTTTTATTGCTGAGACTTATTTAGACGGCTATATCTGCTGGTCTGACGAAATTTATAAAGAGGCATTAAAATGGCTAAAAGATAGACTACCACTCCCGGGTATAAGTAAGTTTGAGAGTGAGTTTTACAGCGTTAAGTTTAAGCCACAAAATTTAGATCAAAATAAGATAAAACACGATTTTAACGGATTTAACATAGCATTTTATGGCGATAGTAAAACAAAAAATGCTATGAATTTAAAAGCCAAATTTATTAAACTAGACTCTATAAGTCTGCCTTGTGGATTTAACCTGCTTAAATTTAATAAACCACTTGCCATTAAAATCGCCTCTAAGATCGTATTTGATGCACTTGATAATGGAGCTGATTTTATGCTAGTTGATAGCACGGAGGCGTTTTATATGTTTGACTCATTAAGTAAAGAGTTACAAAAAGTAGCATGTAGAGAGTTAAATAACTTTTTTATTTTAAAACTTGATGAATTTTATGCCATATCTTGTGGAGAAATGCCACAATATTTAAAAATACATAGACTAAAAGTAACACTATAAAGGATAAAAAATGGCAATCAAACCAGTAGAGTTAAACAAATTTTATCGTTTGTTAAATATCGGTAGCACAAATATCATCTCAGCAAAATTTAAAGAGCAAGAAAATGCGATGTCTGCTACTTGGGCGTATCCGC
It contains:
- the truD gene encoding tRNA pseudouridine(13) synthase TruD codes for the protein MQEITTFKPMYALTHTTINAYFSKNSDDFVVREIPLYEFSGEGEHLIVEIVKKDMTTQEALRALADFSGVKLREFGYAGLKDKQGMTTQFISLPRKFEANLSNFNHEKMKILNVTAHNNKLRIGHLKGNSFFIRLKKVLPSEAIKLSNVIETLDKIGYANYFGYQRFGKFGDNAQSGFELLQKGTLNGKRLNNPRMSEFLISAYQSDLFNRWLSKRVEISRFMQDFSVKELSEIYKFFSLDEIKSIKTQKQFYKLISGEVLGHYPHGKCFLCEDIDVELARFNARDITSCGLIVGAKAYKSIGTAKLIEDEIFSQAREFEDKMNCSRRFAWCYLESVKYKYIPENAHFTMEFTLQKGSYATVVLEEILHRDIFE
- a CDS encoding thiamine-phosphate kinase, encoding MNKESFLINLIKNKFIGDDGAVIGKWVYSSDIFAENSHFKRNWLGLKEIGYKAMIVNISDAIAMNADAKYALVALSLPRSINPRQIEQIYIGIDEACERFGVKIIGGDTISSDKISIAITIISHTKKPIFRSGARAGDLIAFTGDLGESLKNLKTLKNGGQIGTHSRFKRPILKDKFMQKAGHFINSAMDISDGLGVDMAKLVSASKLGVKFKKRLPKSTLNSGEEYELLFTFAPKNLQKMRRIAQKTRTKINIFAKAMKGKFKYYARNHHF